One genomic window of Daphnia pulex isolate KAP4 chromosome 12, ASM2113471v1 includes the following:
- the LOC124208884 gene encoding uncharacterized protein PB18E9.04c-like, protein MKFFSIFFLLVVVSLAVTAAQSAKQPVNRLKSRNPAAILKAEMAIRSIPSKGKACLDRFSMAANGTIRPTISNSINGQRQCSFFIDAPANKLIQMTCSVVRLNSSGAELVIYGGAEINVNPPVVNRIYTSRSNNMFLFSRVDKTDWFDCKWKMIPEPQTTEYQLCRDGTSATPNGTIQLSADDTSTDPRMCMFVITVPSDHRIQLMCTNVTLTSPENFLQVQTISETVIADPPAMNRVYTSTSEIIYLFSQFSNQDYFKCQWTTVMIPPLTTDNKLCRETITKSASGHIQPLMANGTNVQPNSCSFIIEVPPNQLTEISCPVINFTSPGSYLHFSGISDLNMALTPLANRVYTSGVDLIHLNSQIDVSKDWFNCTWSAVPEPSTTDFKLCRHGGTTSSSGTLQPFLDGLTTGEPRECYFFIELPLDEQIEFSCSSINLSSPGSYLRVVGVSDFDENPPVENGIYLSNGRNVLVYSKFNNGDWFDCIWASTTCPVPVTTGAATSTASTTAVTTPATTSSTTTTAQPTTSTTMPSTTSTTTSAPTTSTTPSTTPSTTPSTTPSTTPSTTPSTTPSTTPSTTPSTTPSTTTSTTTSTTPSTTTSTTPQTTTISTTTTAQPTTSTTRPSTTSTTTTTSTTPSTTTSTTPKTTVASTTTTPQPTTTTTRPSTTSTQPTTTTRPTTTTVAPVTCSAVISVSGTQSPCGTCTILSTTSGTIQSLNYPNDYTAKLDTNCLYTITAPPGKRIQLTFTTFVVELNWDFIYAS, encoded by the exons atgaaattcttttcaattttcttccttctcgtTGTCGTCTCTTTGGCTGTCACCGCG GCCCAATCAGCCAAGCAACCCGTTAATCGTTTGAAATCCCGTAACCCGGCCGCCATTTTGAAAGCGGAAATGGCCATTCGGTCGATCCCATCCAAAGGCAAag CGTGTTTGGACCGATTTTCAATGGCGGCCAACGGGACCATCCGTCCCACCATTTCCAACTCCATCAACGGGCAGAGGCAGTGCAGCTTCTTCATAGACGCACCCGCCAATAAACTCATCCAGATGACCTGCTCGGTCGTCAGACTAAATAGTTCGGGTGCCGAATTAGTTATTTACGGAGGTGCCGAAATCAACGTCAATCCGCCCGTCGTCAATCGAATTTACACTTCAAGGAGCAACAACATGTTCCTGTTTTCCAGGGTCGACAAAACCGACTGGTTCGActgcaaatggaaaatgattcCCGAACCACAAACAACTGAATATCAAC TTTGTCGCGATGGAACGTCCGCCACTCCCAACGGGACCATTCAGCTATCAGCGGACGATACCAGCACAGATCCGAGAATGTGCATGTTTGTCATTACCGTTCCTTCCGACCACCGAATTCAGTTGATGTGCACCAACGTTACACTCACCAGCCCAGAAAACTTTTTACAG gtCCAAACGATTTCCGAAACTGTGATAGCCGATCCACCTGCAATGAATCGGGTCTACACTTCGACCAGCGAAATCATTTACCTGTTTTCTCAATTCAGCAATCAAGACTATTTCAAATGCCAATGGACGACGGTGATGATCCCACCACTGACAACTGATAACAAAC TCTGTCGGGAGACAATCACGAAATCTGCCAGCGGACACATTCAACCGTTAATGGCTAACGGCACAAATGTTCAACCGAATTCTTGTTCGTTTATCATCGAAGTGCCTCCTAATCAATTGACTGAGATTTCTTGCCCGGTCATCAATTTCACTAGCCCAGGCAGTTATTTGCAT TTCAGCGGAATTTCCGATTTAAACATGGCCCTTACGCCTCTGGCCAACCGAGTATACACTTCCGGCGtcgatttgattcatttgaattctcaAATTGACGTCAGTAAAGATTGGTTTAATTGCACATGGTCAGCTGTTCCGGAACCATCGACGACGGATTTCAAAC TCTGTCGCCATGGAGGAACAACATCGTCCAGTGGGACCCTCCAACCATTTTTGGACGGTCTAACAACGGGAGAACCGAGAGAATGCTATTTCTTCATTGAATTGCCTTTGGATGAACAAATTGAGTTTTCGTGTTCATCCATTAACTTGTCAAGTCCTGGAAGTTATTTGCGG GTCGTCGGTGTGTCTGATTTTGACGAGAATCCGCCCGTAGAAAACGGAATTTATTTGTCGAATGGAAGGAACGTCCTTGTGTATTCGAAATTCAACAACGGGGATTGGTTCGATTGCATTTGGGCGTCAACAACCTGCCCTGTTCCAGTGACGACAGGCGCTGCAACTTCAACGGCAAGTACAACAGCAGTCACGACACCAGCGACTACCTCGTCGACAACTACCACCGCACAGCCAACCACCTCAACAACAATGCCATCAACTACGTCGACCACAACATCTGCGCCAACAACATCGACTACACCATCCACTACACCATCCACTACACCATCCACTACACCATCCACTACACCATCCACTACACCATCCACTACACCATCCACTACACCATCCACTACACCATCCACTACACCATCCACTACAACATCCACTACAACATCCACTACACCATCTACAACGACTTCAACAACACCCCAAACAACAACGATTTCAACTACTACCACCGCACAGCCAACCACCTCAACAACTAGACCATCAACTACGtcgaccacaacaacaacatccactACGCCATCTACAACGACTTCAACTACACCCAAAACAACAGTAGCCTCAACCACTACCACTCCACAGccaaccaccacaacaacaaggcCATCAACTACGTCGACACAGCCAACTACAACCACGCGACCAACAACGACTACCGTCGCACCTGTGACCTGCTCTGCTGTAATCTCGGTCTCAGGAACTCAATCAC CTTGCGGGACTTGTACGATACTGTCGACAACCAGCGGGACAATCCAGTCTCTTAACTACCCCAATGACTACACTGCTAAATTGGACACCAACTGCCTTTATACGATCACTGCACCACCGGGCAAGAGAATCCAACTGACATTCACCACGTTCGTCGTGGAACTAAATTGGGACTTTATTTATGCAAGTTGA